One genomic segment of Natrononativus amylolyticus includes these proteins:
- a CDS encoding DUF6663 family protein codes for MNPTTAGVFRVYPGRQEGEWLFLDVDSADPTYVPEALASDLESGNRVEATLEWDDGAPTGLEYAVVEATRFRFRRTDEPVFQAAQGCFEEARRAGEAMNARVTYSTDSDPNGVVYTFADQAGQRDLFAEFRDGGKPLEPLLARAADSEAAEPPFSVWVLDPQEPFVLVYIVLDPEGVLEETMADTYE; via the coding sequence ATGAACCCGACGACAGCGGGGGTCTTTCGCGTGTATCCGGGTCGCCAGGAGGGAGAGTGGCTGTTTCTCGACGTCGATTCCGCGGACCCGACGTACGTGCCCGAGGCGCTGGCGTCCGACCTCGAGAGCGGAAACCGCGTCGAGGCGACCCTCGAGTGGGACGACGGCGCGCCGACGGGCCTCGAGTACGCGGTGGTCGAGGCCACCCGCTTTCGCTTCCGTCGCACCGACGAGCCGGTGTTCCAGGCCGCCCAGGGCTGCTTCGAGGAGGCCAGGCGAGCCGGCGAGGCGATGAACGCCCGCGTCACCTACAGCACCGACAGCGATCCCAACGGCGTCGTCTACACCTTCGCCGACCAGGCCGGCCAGCGCGACCTCTTCGCGGAGTTTCGCGACGGCGGCAAGCCGCTCGAGCCGCTGCTCGCCCGCGCGGCCGACTCCGAGGCGGCCGAGCCGCCGTTCTCGGTGTGGGTGCTCGACCCCCAGGAGCCGTTCGTGCTCGTCTACATCGTACTCGACCCCGAGGGGGTGCTCGAGGAGACGATGGCTGACACCTACGAGTGA
- a CDS encoding Lrp/AsnC family transcriptional regulator, giving the protein MTAYQLDEVDRQLLTLLQENARYTAIELADEIGVSDNTIHNRMRRLEEANVITGYTTTTDYERAGLRLYFHFSCTARISERSAVAKEAMALPQVVEVTELMTGHENLHLKAVGAEDEDITAIAERLDELALEINDENLIRAEHTTPLDYVEVLELVDEGD; this is encoded by the coding sequence GTGACGGCGTACCAACTCGACGAGGTAGACCGGCAATTACTCACTCTGCTTCAGGAAAACGCTCGGTACACGGCTATCGAACTGGCCGACGAGATCGGCGTCTCCGACAACACCATCCACAATCGAATGCGCCGACTGGAGGAGGCGAACGTCATCACCGGCTACACGACAACCACCGACTACGAGAGGGCGGGTCTCCGTCTCTACTTCCACTTCAGCTGTACGGCTCGCATCAGCGAGCGCTCCGCCGTGGCGAAGGAGGCGATGGCGCTGCCGCAGGTCGTCGAAGTGACCGAACTGATGACGGGCCACGAGAATCTCCACTTGAAGGCCGTCGGCGCCGAGGACGAGGACATCACCGCCATCGCCGAACGGCTCGACGAGCTCGCACTCGAGATCAACGACGAGAACCTCATCCGAGCCGAGCACACGACCCCCCTCGACTACGTGGAGGTCCTGGAACTGGTCGACGAGGGCGACTGA
- a CDS encoding universal stress protein codes for MYDCILVPTDGSAEGERAVETAIELARVHDATIRAVYVVNAASYGGLPMETTWDGISDALREEGEAAVRRVEEIAPPDVVVETAVLEGSPSRTIIEQASADRCDLVVMGTHGRGGIDRLLLGSVAERVVRGSPVPVLTVKVGDDDDEPDEIPQDARAAVE; via the coding sequence ATGTACGACTGCATCCTCGTTCCGACGGACGGATCTGCGGAGGGCGAACGCGCCGTCGAAACCGCGATCGAGCTGGCGCGCGTCCACGACGCGACGATCCGCGCGGTCTACGTCGTCAACGCTGCGAGCTACGGGGGGCTTCCGATGGAAACCACCTGGGACGGAATCAGCGACGCGCTCCGCGAGGAGGGGGAGGCGGCCGTCAGGCGGGTCGAGGAAATCGCCCCGCCCGACGTCGTCGTCGAGACGGCGGTTCTCGAGGGGTCGCCGAGTCGCACCATCATCGAGCAGGCGTCGGCCGACCGCTGTGACCTCGTCGTGATGGGAACCCACGGGCGCGGGGGGATCGACCGACTGCTGCTCGGTAGCGTCGCCGAACGAGTCGTTCGCGGCTCGCCCGTCCCCGTTCTCACCGTCAAAGTCGGCGACGACGACGACGAGCCCGACGAGATCCCGCAGGACGCGCGCGCGGCCGTAGAGTAA
- a CDS encoding HD domain-containing protein codes for MKIIKDSVHDHIEVEGVARDLLDTPAVQRLRGIKQLGTVSTVYPSANHTRFEHSLGVYHLACEALEGLGVEGLEAERVQAAALLHDVGHGPFSHNLEELTHRQTGRYHDDVHELLSTGQVGDVLRGHGLEPAAVADLVAGEGRFGQLVSGELDVDRMDYLVRDAHHTGVPYGTIDHGRLVRELTFVDGELVLGEGNVQTAESLLVARALMNPTVYSHSVARISKAMLRRAGEQLLESGATDARTLQRMDDHDLIVALRSTDATAEFSRRLDHRDLYKRAVWAEIDDVPGGIIEADHESIREFEREIADEAGVDREAVIIDVPGRPSMTESTTRVMVNGEIRRLGHQSPLVDALRAAQYSQWRLGVYSPAAVRESVGHAALDVLGLDIDGPLVSEVRDGLYTTLDQFAE; via the coding sequence ATGAAGATCATCAAGGACAGCGTCCACGACCACATCGAGGTCGAGGGCGTCGCTCGGGACCTGCTCGATACGCCCGCGGTCCAGCGACTGCGCGGGATCAAACAGCTCGGCACCGTCTCGACCGTGTACCCGTCGGCGAACCACACCCGCTTCGAGCACAGCCTCGGCGTCTACCACCTGGCCTGCGAGGCCCTCGAGGGACTCGGCGTCGAGGGCCTCGAGGCCGAGCGCGTCCAGGCCGCCGCCCTGCTCCACGACGTCGGCCACGGTCCGTTCAGCCACAACTTAGAGGAGCTGACCCACCGACAGACGGGGCGGTACCACGACGACGTTCACGAGCTGCTTTCGACCGGACAGGTCGGCGACGTGCTCCGAGGGCACGGCCTCGAGCCCGCTGCAGTCGCCGACCTCGTCGCCGGCGAGGGCCGGTTCGGCCAGCTCGTCTCCGGCGAACTCGACGTCGACCGGATGGACTACCTGGTGCGGGACGCCCACCACACGGGCGTCCCCTACGGCACCATCGACCACGGCCGGCTGGTCCGGGAGCTGACGTTCGTCGACGGCGAACTCGTCCTCGGTGAGGGGAACGTCCAGACCGCAGAGAGCCTGCTGGTCGCCCGCGCGCTGATGAACCCGACCGTCTACAGCCACAGCGTCGCCCGGATCAGCAAGGCGATGCTCCGGCGGGCCGGCGAGCAGTTGCTCGAGTCGGGCGCGACCGACGCTCGGACGCTCCAGCGGATGGACGATCACGACCTGATCGTCGCGCTCCGCTCGACGGACGCGACCGCGGAGTTCTCGCGGCGACTCGATCACCGCGACCTCTACAAGCGCGCGGTGTGGGCGGAGATCGACGACGTCCCCGGCGGGATCATCGAGGCCGATCACGAGTCGATCCGCGAGTTCGAACGCGAGATCGCGGACGAAGCCGGCGTCGACCGGGAGGCGGTGATCATCGACGTTCCCGGCCGGCCGTCGATGACGGAGTCGACGACCCGCGTGATGGTCAACGGCGAGATCCGCCGGCTCGGCCACCAGTCGCCGCTCGTCGACGCGCTGCGGGCCGCCCAGTACTCCCAGTGGCGACTCGGCGTCTACTCGCCCGCGGCCGTCCGCGAGTCGGTCGGGCACGCGGCTCTCGACGTCCTCGGACTCGACATCGACGGCCCGCTCGTCAGCGAAGTCCGGGACGGGCTGTACACCACTCTGGACCAGTTCGCCGAGTGA
- the purL gene encoding phosphoribosylformylglycinamidine synthase subunit PurL, which translates to MSLADSDRDLVVSELGREPTPAEAALFENLWSEHCAYRSSRPLLSAFESEGEQVVIGPGDDAAVVALPDTETGEPSETYVTLGIESHNHPSYVDPFDGAATGVGGIVRDTLSMGAYPIALTDSLYFGEFDDEHSKYLLEGVVEGISHYGNCIGVPTVGGSVDFHPDYEGNPLVNVACVGLTDAGRLVTAVAREPGNRLVLVGNATGRDGLGGASFASEDLAEDAETEDRPAVQVGDPYAEKLLIEANEVLVEENLVESARDLGAAGLGGASSEMVAKGGLGAHIELERVHQREPNMSALEILLAESQERMCYEVAPENVDRVREVAERFDLGCSVIGDVTDGNYVCTFEGETVVDVDAHFLGEGAPMNDLPAEEPVEPETDLPDVALEEAFEAVVGSPNTASKRWVYRQYDHEVGVRTSVGPGDDAAVVAVREAETGLAVSAGAAPNWTSAAPYDGARAVALENATNLAAKGATPLAAVDCLNGGNPEKPDVYGGFTAIVDGLASMCAALSTPVVGGNVSLYNDSVTGPIPPTPTLAMVGTKAGYAAPPLSLAADPDAEVLLVGDRGLERERFALGGSELLARFGGSDRFPALPAEPAALIDALATVATDDATLAVHDVSHGGLAVALAEMVREDVGLEASLPAVDPIGALFAEAVGRAVVQTTDPAGVREAFDGVAPVTSLGRATDDGTLTIAVGESRLTATAGDIRDRRAVLERELD; encoded by the coding sequence ATGAGTCTTGCCGATTCGGACCGCGACCTCGTTGTCTCCGAACTCGGACGGGAGCCGACTCCGGCCGAGGCGGCGCTGTTCGAGAACCTCTGGAGCGAACACTGCGCCTACCGCTCCTCGAGACCGCTGCTGTCGGCTTTCGAGAGCGAGGGCGAGCAGGTCGTCATCGGACCGGGCGACGACGCGGCGGTCGTCGCGCTGCCGGACACCGAGACGGGCGAGCCCAGCGAGACCTACGTCACCCTGGGAATCGAGAGCCACAACCACCCTTCCTACGTCGACCCGTTCGACGGCGCGGCGACGGGGGTCGGCGGCATCGTCCGTGACACGCTCTCGATGGGCGCGTATCCCATCGCGCTGACGGACTCGCTGTACTTCGGCGAGTTCGACGACGAGCACTCGAAGTACCTCCTCGAGGGCGTCGTCGAGGGGATCAGCCACTACGGCAACTGTATCGGCGTCCCCACCGTCGGCGGCAGCGTCGACTTCCACCCCGACTACGAGGGGAATCCGTTAGTGAACGTCGCCTGCGTCGGGCTCACCGACGCGGGCCGGCTGGTCACCGCCGTCGCCCGGGAGCCGGGGAACCGGCTCGTGCTCGTCGGGAACGCGACGGGGCGGGACGGCCTCGGCGGCGCGAGCTTCGCCAGCGAGGACCTCGCGGAGGACGCCGAGACCGAGGACCGGCCCGCGGTTCAGGTCGGCGACCCCTACGCCGAGAAGCTCCTGATCGAGGCCAACGAGGTGCTCGTCGAGGAGAACCTCGTGGAATCGGCCCGCGACCTCGGTGCCGCCGGACTGGGCGGCGCCTCGAGCGAGATGGTCGCCAAGGGGGGCCTGGGCGCGCACATCGAACTCGAGCGGGTCCACCAGCGCGAGCCGAACATGTCGGCGCTCGAGATCCTGCTCGCCGAGAGCCAGGAGCGGATGTGCTACGAGGTGGCTCCCGAGAACGTCGACCGCGTGCGGGAGGTCGCCGAGCGATTCGACCTCGGCTGTTCGGTCATCGGCGACGTCACGGACGGCAACTACGTCTGTACGTTCGAGGGCGAGACGGTCGTCGACGTCGACGCCCACTTCCTCGGCGAGGGCGCGCCGATGAACGACCTCCCGGCCGAGGAGCCCGTAGAGCCGGAGACCGACCTCCCTGACGTCGCCCTCGAGGAGGCGTTCGAGGCCGTCGTCGGCAGTCCGAACACCGCCTCGAAGCGGTGGGTCTACCGCCAGTACGACCACGAGGTCGGCGTCCGGACGAGCGTGGGGCCGGGCGACGACGCGGCGGTCGTCGCGGTGCGGGAGGCCGAAACCGGCCTCGCCGTCTCCGCCGGCGCCGCACCGAACTGGACGAGCGCCGCCCCCTACGACGGAGCGCGGGCCGTGGCCCTCGAGAACGCGACCAACCTCGCCGCGAAGGGGGCGACGCCGCTCGCAGCCGTCGACTGCCTGAACGGCGGCAACCCCGAGAAACCCGACGTTTACGGCGGGTTCACGGCGATCGTCGACGGCCTCGCGTCGATGTGTGCCGCGCTGTCGACGCCGGTCGTCGGCGGCAACGTCTCGCTGTACAACGACTCCGTGACGGGTCCGATTCCGCCGACGCCGACGCTCGCGATGGTCGGCACCAAGGCGGGGTACGCCGCGCCGCCGCTCTCGCTTGCCGCCGACCCCGACGCCGAGGTCCTGCTCGTCGGCGACCGCGGTCTCGAGCGCGAGCGGTTCGCCCTCGGCGGCTCCGAACTGCTGGCCCGGTTCGGCGGGAGCGACCGGTTCCCCGCCCTCCCCGCCGAGCCGGCCGCGCTGATCGACGCGCTGGCGACCGTCGCGACCGACGACGCCACGCTCGCGGTCCACGACGTCAGCCACGGCGGCCTCGCGGTCGCCCTCGCCGAGATGGTGCGTGAGGACGTCGGTCTCGAGGCGTCGCTCCCCGCCGTCGATCCGATCGGCGCGCTGTTCGCCGAGGCCGTCGGCCGGGCCGTCGTCCAGACGACCGACCCGGCCGGCGTCCGCGAGGCGTTCGACGGCGTCGCGCCGGTGACGTCGCTCGGCCGGGCGACCGACGACGGCACGCTGACGATAGCCGTCGGCGAGAGCCGTCTCACCGCGACCGCCGGCGACATCCGCGACCGACGGGCGGTCCTCGAGCGCGAACTCGACTGA
- a CDS encoding biotin--[acetyl-CoA-carboxylase] ligase — protein MNETRRAVLEALADGPATGPELAEKLGVSRAAVWKQIEALREGGFEIRGGADGYELGEITAYGGDAIEFGLEAPFSIEYHESIASTNDRARELAAAGEVDRVVVADEQVGGRGRLDRAWRSPPGGVWLSVLSRPSIPPADAPLYTLAAAVATARAAREAGVDAGIKWPNDVIVPLEGSDGAYRKLAGILTEMEGETGRVAWLVVGIGVNANVDAGTLPAGSTSVRAEAGDVDRRLFVQRLLETFAELRADLEAVAPAWRELAVTVGQRVRVDVGGERVVGDAVGITDSGALVVETADGRERIAAGDCEHLRPARG, from the coding sequence ATGAACGAGACGCGCCGGGCCGTCCTCGAGGCCCTGGCCGACGGCCCCGCGACCGGCCCCGAACTCGCCGAGAAACTCGGGGTCTCGAGGGCCGCCGTCTGGAAGCAGATCGAGGCGCTGCGCGAGGGCGGCTTCGAGATCCGCGGCGGCGCCGACGGCTACGAACTCGGCGAGATCACCGCCTACGGCGGGGACGCGATCGAGTTCGGCCTCGAGGCGCCGTTCTCGATCGAGTACCACGAGTCGATCGCGAGCACGAACGACCGGGCACGGGAACTCGCCGCCGCCGGCGAAGTCGACCGCGTCGTCGTCGCCGACGAGCAGGTCGGCGGCCGGGGGCGCCTCGATCGGGCCTGGCGGTCCCCGCCGGGGGGCGTCTGGCTGAGCGTCCTCTCCCGGCCGTCGATCCCGCCCGCGGACGCCCCCCTGTACACGCTTGCGGCCGCAGTCGCGACGGCGCGGGCGGCCAGGGAGGCCGGCGTCGACGCCGGCATCAAGTGGCCGAACGACGTGATCGTCCCGCTCGAGGGGAGCGACGGCGCGTACCGAAAACTCGCCGGGATTCTCACGGAGATGGAAGGCGAGACGGGCCGCGTGGCGTGGCTCGTCGTCGGGATCGGCGTCAACGCCAACGTCGACGCCGGAACGCTCCCGGCGGGGTCGACGAGTGTCCGGGCGGAAGCCGGCGACGTCGACCGGCGGCTGTTCGTCCAGCGGCTCCTCGAGACGTTCGCCGAGCTCCGGGCCGACCTCGAGGCGGTCGCGCCGGCGTGGCGCGAGCTGGCGGTGACTGTCGGTCAGCGAGTTCGCGTCGACGTCGGCGGCGAGCGGGTCGTCGGCGACGCCGTCGGGATCACCGACTCGGGCGCGCTGGTCGTCGAGACGGCGGACGGACGGGAGCGTATCGCCGCGGGCGACTGCGAGCACCTGCGCCCCGCTCGAGGGTAG
- a CDS encoding tyrosine--tRNA ligase: protein MDAYELITRNADEVVTDEEVRELAADPDGKRAYVGYEPSGVLHLGHLLTANKLIDLQDAGMEVVVLLADVHAYLNGKGTFEEIRETAERMRAQFLAYGLEEDKTEFVYGSTYQLEEEYVLDLHALELETTLKRAQRAMAEIQGGETAKVSHVVYPLMQALDIEYLDLDLAVGGMDQRKVHMLAREELPSIGYESRPCLHTPIVADLTTGEGKMSSSAGVTISMEDSTQELEEKVNSAFCPPTRNPEGDLENPVLELFEYHVFPRFESITVERPEKYGGDLTYESYETLAADLESGELHPADAKGTLASYLDELIAPGREKLRELRG from the coding sequence ATGGACGCCTACGAGCTGATCACGCGAAACGCCGACGAGGTGGTGACCGACGAGGAAGTGCGCGAACTCGCCGCCGACCCCGACGGCAAACGCGCCTACGTCGGCTACGAGCCCTCCGGGGTGCTTCATCTGGGCCACCTGCTGACCGCGAACAAACTCATCGACCTCCAGGACGCGGGGATGGAGGTCGTCGTCCTGCTGGCGGACGTCCACGCCTACCTCAACGGGAAGGGTACATTCGAGGAGATCCGAGAGACCGCAGAACGGATGCGCGCGCAGTTTCTCGCCTACGGCCTCGAGGAGGACAAAACGGAGTTCGTCTACGGCTCGACCTACCAGCTCGAGGAGGAGTACGTCCTCGATCTGCACGCCCTCGAACTCGAGACCACCCTGAAGCGCGCCCAGCGCGCGATGGCCGAGATCCAGGGCGGCGAGACCGCGAAGGTGAGCCACGTCGTCTACCCGCTGATGCAGGCCCTCGACATCGAGTATCTCGACCTCGATCTGGCCGTCGGCGGGATGGACCAGCGCAAGGTCCACATGCTCGCCCGCGAGGAGCTTCCCAGCATCGGCTACGAGAGCCGGCCGTGTCTGCACACCCCCATCGTCGCCGATCTGACGACCGGCGAGGGGAAGATGTCCTCGAGTGCGGGCGTCACCATCTCGATGGAAGACTCGACCCAAGAGCTCGAGGAAAAGGTCAACTCGGCCTTCTGCCCGCCGACCCGGAACCCGGAGGGCGACCTCGAGAACCCCGTGCTCGAGCTGTTCGAGTACCACGTCTTCCCCCGCTTCGAGTCGATCACGGTCGAGCGCCCCGAGAAGTACGGCGGGGACCTCACCTACGAGTCCTACGAGACGCTGGCGGCGGACCTCGAGTCCGGCGAACTCCACCCCGCCGACGCGAAGGGGACGCTCGCGAGCTACCTCGACGAACTGATCGCCCCCGGCCGGGAGAAGCTGCGCGAACTTCGGGGCTGA
- a CDS encoding HAD family hydrolase, with translation MRAIVFDLDGTLVQFDRPYDRLLADAVESAGGEPTAERLEAYTDAFYSHFGACEPDPVRSAFADAVPGADAAALADALHRAELAASRPAPNAAADLERLAADHRIGVLTNGVSSWQRAKLEAVGLERYADAFVASYDAGAHKPAPEPFDLLERRLPAAEYAMVGDSDADVEGAVAAGWRAHRYDGGEFDALPDALEWP, from the coding sequence ATGCGCGCGATCGTCTTCGACCTCGACGGCACCCTCGTCCAGTTCGACCGACCGTACGACCGCCTGCTGGCCGACGCCGTCGAGTCGGCCGGGGGCGAGCCGACGGCGGAGCGACTCGAGGCGTACACCGACGCGTTCTACTCGCACTTCGGCGCCTGCGAGCCGGACCCCGTCCGATCCGCGTTCGCGGACGCCGTCCCCGGCGCGGACGCCGCCGCCCTCGCTGACGCCCTCCACCGGGCCGAACTCGCGGCCAGCCGACCCGCACCGAACGCGGCGGCCGACCTCGAGCGCCTCGCGGCCGACCACCGGATCGGCGTCCTGACCAACGGCGTGTCGTCGTGGCAGCGGGCGAAACTCGAGGCCGTCGGGCTCGAGCGGTACGCCGACGCCTTCGTCGCCTCCTACGACGCCGGCGCGCACAAACCGGCCCCCGAGCCGTTCGACCTGCTCGAGCGCCGACTGCCCGCCGCCGAGTACGCGATGGTCGGCGACAGCGACGCCGACGTCGAGGGCGCGGTCGCCGCAGGCTGGCGCGCACACCGGTACGACGGCGGTGAGTTCGACGCACTTCCTGACGCGCTCGAGTGGCCGTGA
- a CDS encoding DUF6691 family protein: MSADHEQHPLFLPLVFAGGLIFGFGLALSEMAKPEVVLSFLQFEDFGLLFVMFGAAAVTGLVFFTAPRLLGRAPMTGAVYRRRLKTLDRNVVLGGGVFGVGWGLSGICPGAAYASLGIGNYAILWGIAGMFVGAYVQGYWRSAGAEAGASSPTGAD, from the coding sequence GTGAGCGCAGACCACGAGCAACACCCGCTGTTCCTGCCGCTCGTCTTCGCCGGGGGGCTGATCTTCGGCTTCGGACTCGCGCTGAGCGAGATGGCAAAGCCGGAGGTCGTCCTCTCGTTCCTGCAGTTCGAGGACTTCGGGCTCCTGTTCGTGATGTTCGGCGCCGCCGCCGTCACCGGGCTCGTCTTCTTCACCGCACCCCGGCTGCTGGGGCGGGCGCCGATGACCGGCGCAGTCTACCGCCGCCGGCTCAAGACCCTCGACAGGAACGTCGTCCTCGGGGGCGGGGTCTTCGGCGTCGGCTGGGGGCTGTCAGGGATCTGCCCCGGCGCGGCCTACGCCAGCCTCGGCATCGGCAACTACGCGATCCTCTGGGGGATCGCCGGGATGTTCGTCGGCGCGTACGTCCAGGGCTACTGGCGCTCCGCGGGAGCGGAGGCGGGCGCCTCGAGTCCGACCGGCGCCGACTGA
- a CDS encoding amidohydrolase family protein, translating to MERAGTILRGPELEPIEGRLVVEDGRITHIEEERVDSTDIVLPAFVNAHTHVGDSIAKEAGGGLTLEELVAPPDGLKHRLLRRSSREEMVAAVRRSLRYMIDGGTAACLDFREGGVEGVEVLREAAAGLPLDALAFARGSTAAMEAGDGFGASGANDATFEEERAAARKAGKPFAIHAGEADPSDLTPALDLEPAFLVHVVHPEPGHLERIERESVPVVVCPRSNLVTGVGLPPVADLAERTTVALGTDNVMLNSPSMFREMEFLAKLTDVSAREVLRMATVNGAELGGLEYGPLAVGRPARFQVVDGDSDNLAGARDPVRAVVRRAGVDDVSEVVLEPGRLS from the coding sequence ATGGAACGCGCGGGTACGATTCTTCGAGGACCGGAGCTCGAGCCGATCGAGGGGCGCCTCGTCGTCGAGGACGGCCGAATCACGCACATCGAGGAGGAGCGAGTCGACAGCACCGACATCGTCCTGCCGGCGTTCGTCAACGCACACACGCACGTCGGCGACTCGATCGCCAAGGAAGCCGGCGGCGGCCTCACGCTCGAGGAGCTCGTGGCGCCGCCGGATGGCCTGAAACACCGGCTGCTCCGGCGGAGCTCCCGCGAGGAGATGGTCGCGGCCGTCCGCCGCTCGCTGCGGTACATGATCGACGGGGGTACCGCGGCCTGTCTCGACTTCCGAGAGGGCGGCGTCGAGGGCGTCGAGGTGCTCCGGGAGGCCGCGGCCGGACTCCCGCTCGACGCGCTGGCGTTCGCCCGCGGTTCGACGGCGGCGATGGAAGCGGGCGACGGCTTCGGTGCCAGCGGCGCGAACGACGCGACCTTCGAGGAGGAGCGGGCGGCCGCCCGGAAGGCGGGAAAACCGTTCGCGATTCACGCCGGCGAGGCCGATCCGAGCGATCTGACGCCCGCACTCGACCTCGAGCCCGCGTTCCTCGTCCACGTCGTCCACCCGGAGCCAGGCCACCTCGAGCGCATCGAGCGCGAGTCGGTGCCGGTGGTCGTCTGCCCCCGGTCGAACCTCGTCACCGGCGTCGGTCTGCCCCCCGTCGCCGACCTCGCGGAGCGCACGACGGTCGCGCTGGGCACCGACAACGTCATGCTCAACTCGCCGTCGATGTTCCGCGAGATGGAGTTCCTCGCGAAGCTGACGGACGTGTCGGCCCGCGAGGTCCTCCGGATGGCGACGGTCAACGGCGCCGAACTCGGCGGCCTCGAGTACGGCCCGCTCGCGGTCGGCCGGCCGGCGCGGTTTCAGGTTGTAGACGGCGACTCCGACAACCTCGCGGGCGCTCGAGACCCGGTCAGAGCGGTCGTCAGGCGGGCCGGCGTCGACGACGTCAGCGAGGTCGTCCTCGAGCCGGGACGCCTCAGCTAA